From one Lolium rigidum isolate FL_2022 chromosome 4, APGP_CSIRO_Lrig_0.1, whole genome shotgun sequence genomic stretch:
- the LOC124705603 gene encoding UDP-galactose transporter 1-like: MEGGGGGGLGTMRAVLAILQWWGFNVTVIITNKWIFQKLDFKFPLTVSCVHFICSSIGAYIAIHVLKAKPLIQVEPEDRWRRIFPMSFVFCMNIVLGNISLRYIPVSFMQTIKSFTPATTVILQWLVWSKHFEWRIWASLVPIVGGILLTSMTELSFNMFGFFAAMVGCLATSTKTILAESLLHGYKFDSINTVYYMAPFATMILALPAMLLEGGGVIDWFYTHDSIVSALVIILGSGVLAFCLNFSIFYVIHSTTAVTFNVAGNLKVAVAVLVSWLIFRNPISPMNAIGCAITLVGCTFYGYVRHLISQQQAAAPGSPRTNSPRSRVEMLPLVGEKQDKV; the protein is encoded by the exons atggagggaggcggcggcggcgggctgggCACGATGCGGGCGGTGCTGGCCATCCTGCAGTGGTGGGGATTCAACGTCACCGTCATCATCACCAACAAGTGGATCTTCCAG AAACTAGACTTCAAGTTCCCTCTGACGGTCTCCTGCGTGCACTTCATCTGCTCCTCTATCGGGGCCTACATCGCGATCCACGTGCTCAAGGCGAAGCCGCTCATCCAGGTCGAGCCGGAGGACCGCTGGAGGAGGATCTTCCCCATGTCGTTCGTATTCTGCATGAACATCGTGCTGGGGAACATCAGCCTGCGCTACATCCCGGTCTCCTTCATGCAGACCATCAAGTCATTTACTCCCGCCACCACAG TTATTCTGCAGTGGCTGGTTTGGAGCAAGCACTTCGAGTGGCGCATATGGGCCTCGCTTGTCCCTATAGTTGGGGGGATACTCCTAACTTCAATGACAGAGCTTAGTTTCAACATGTTTGGTTTCTTTGCTGCCATGGTTGGCTGCCTCGCCACCTCTACAAAGACCATCCTGGCAGAGTCCCTGCTCCATGGCTACAAATTTGACAG CATTAACACAGTGTACTACATGGCACCCTTTGCTACCATGATACTGGCTCTACCAGCAATGCTGCTTGAAGGAGGCGGTGTAATCGACTGGTTCTACACACACGACTCGATTGTTTCTGCACTGGTTATCATCCTAGGCTCAGGGGTGCTTGCGTTTTGCCTTAACTTCTCCATCTTCTACGTGATCCATTCAACCACCGCGGTGACCTTCAATGTTGCTGGCAACCTTAAA GTTGCTGTTGCGGTACTGGTGTCGTGGTTGATCTTCCGGAACCCGATCTCCCCCATGAATGCAATTGGATGCGCAATCACACTCGTTGGCTGTACTTTCTATGGGTATGTGAGGCATCTGATCTCCCAACAGCAAGCTGCCGCCCCAGGGAGCCCAAGAACCAATTCGCCAAGAAGTCGGGTGGAGATGCTCCCCCTTGTAGGCGAGAAGCAAGACAAGGTTTAG
- the LOC124705602 gene encoding putative 1-phosphatidylinositol-3-phosphate 5-kinase FAB1D isoform X1, which translates to MNMLISTDATSSRVGIVDGNRNRQAVHGVPYLMPAYQTASDRLVDDNLIRYGDDSHGAERVGATEFTEMEEGDAVWIPPEAADSKDETQLGAYTNSDDDDNDDGMNWGQPSSSESEPSPIPSPREERQTAMLKAMDRQLKMLASRFLASAGISLPREDDGGESWLDIVTSLSWEAALLIKPDGKAGNEMDPGSYVKVKRVASGTRRQCEVINGLVFKKYGAHKHMPTKCHNPKLLLLRGALGDSDVGLSSFDSMEQEKGHLEKAISQVMETCAPNVIMVEKTVSRDIQELLLNHGVTLVLDMRLNRLQRISLCSGSPIVSVSEILNTPKLKQCDYFHIEKVVEEHNCTGEGGKRPSKTLMFLEGFPKPLGCTILLRGANSEELKKVKQVMLYTVFAAYHLVLETSFFEDQRAFLNDTDTPNCVGMKEGPSVISHANSDALWSPTDGCLNELTEGTTIHYDSNHAPPSEKIIRSVSGRFIDIFRHQNIYLPVTSQESADYQKEGRLELNQEVQSEGFDARVSTNGPADSGKYMENFKHFQKQVCAKANEQMIEVDHPTGGEHEKLSVASENGERHSTAYSEEKASHINKADDVLDPQSILILMSSQCIAKQVVCEQSHLSRINYYGNFDVSLGRYLQDILQNQNLSCFSCGDPPEAHLYSYTHREGNLTVLVKRLLPLHRLPGESKGNIWMWTRCLKCEHESGISKASQKVLMSTEARNLSFGKFLELSFSSHSAARRLSICGHLVNRDCLRFFGLGSKVAMFQYSSVEIYNACKPQQTLEFHNPSTHELFKQQGRNVLSRGVTLFSEVESMLQHTENQFPEVAISCGALLPVKEFSQLKEMLIKEKTEFVQDYLVKAVDLHGMSRSSVHEILDVNWLYQDLLLELYVWDRRLHRLLLCKSAGTERMSNGMKVTVDLTHDRTATVETDGTAGCTSSQLRRATLASPQDVHYEEQDSTDMPSSGTSDSLDVQGQGNGPTVHPISVRQEPFHIPRFRMSEWEDRERWVWNPLSELRLAYRQELQAGCSEKFELVNRYSPSHLTSLHKQSAEEVCSPRFTVGPGGNVLSVSEDEISSIISRALAISEDRRHLLDSIIESHASDSCSFSSEGSSPSASWSSIESSDSEASFSSDDLYNYDSSLLSSSLHPEIYVNGKAALKGKYSVICVHANQFYTLRKKSCPSELAYVASLSRCKKWDAQGGKSKALFAKTMDGRFIIKQIKRTEFESFIEVAPDYFKHVYHSLDTGSQTCLAKILGIYQVKQIRHGKEVKIDLMVMENLLFGHNVSRIYDLKGAIFSRYIADSRDSDTVYLDQNFVEDMSVSPIYIGGRTKHLLQRAIWNDTSFLTSINVMDYSLLVGVDKQNHEFVFGIIDYLRQYTWDKQLETWVKTSLVVPKNVSPTVISPREYKKRFRKFMTKYFLTVPDDWSTAKSHSGTCKSCAHGNCNLWKIDSQKPHHQAEACSIQ; encoded by the exons ATGAATATGCTGATCAGCACCGACGCCACTAGTAGCAG GGTGGGAATTGTCGATGGTAACCGGAACCGTCAGGCCGTGCACGGTGTCCCTTACCTTATGCCGGCGTACCAGACCGCCAGTGATAGGCTCGTCGACGACAATTTGATCAGGTATGGTGATGACTCTCACGGTGCCGAGAGAGTCGGTGCCACTGAATTCACCGAGATGGAGGAGGGTGATGCCGTCTGGATACCGCCTGAGGCGGCCGACAGCAAGGATGAGACTCAGTTGGGTGCATACACAAACAGTGATGACGATGACAACGATGATGGTATGAACTGGGGGCAGCCGAGTTCCAGTGAGTCGGAGCCCAGCCCCATCCCCAGTCCAAGAGAGGAGCGGCAGACGgcgatgctcaaggccatggacaggcagctcaagatgctggcCAGCCGGTTCCTAGCATCTGCCGGCATCTCACTGCCCcgagaagacgacggcggcgagaGTTGGCTCGACATCGTCACCTCCCTGTCCTGGGAAGCTGCCCTGCTTATTAAGCCCGACGGCAAGGCCGGAAACGAGATGGACCCGGGGTCCTACGTCAAGGTCAAGCGCGTTGCGTCCGGTACCCGCAGACAATG CGAGGTGATCAATGGCTTGGTATTCAAGAAGTATGGGGCTCATAAGCACATGCCGACCAAGTGTCACAACCCCAAGCTGCTGCTGCTTAGAGGCGCCCTCGGGGATTCCGATGTGGGGCTCTCATCATTTGATTCCATGGAACAG GAAAAGGGCCATTTAGAAAAGGCTATTAGCCAAGTGATGGAGACATGCGCTCCAAATGTTATTATGGTAGAGAAAACAGTTTCCCGTGACATTCAGGAGCTCCTGTTGAACCATGGTGTCACTCTAGTGCTTGATATGAGGCTCAACCGGTTGCAGAGGATTTCTCTCTGCTCCGGCTCTCCCATAGTCTCGGTTTCAGAGATCCTAAACACGCCAAAGTTGAAGCAGTGCGACTACTTCCATATCGAAAAGGTCGTGGAGGAGCATAACTGTACTGGTGAAGGCGGGAAGAGGCCATCTAAAACATTGATGTTCTTGGAAGGCTTTCCCAAGCCGTTGGGGTGCACG ATATTACTAAGAGGAGCAAATAGCGAAGAACTGAAGAAAGTCAAGCAAGTCATGCTCTACACGGTATTTGCAGCGTACCACCTGGTTCTTGAGACATCTTTCTTTGAAGATCAGAGGGCATTCTTGAATGATACAGATACTCCAAATTGTGTCGGTATGAAGGAAGGTCCATCGGTAATTAGTCATGCAAATTCAGATGCTTTATGGTCACCGACAGATGGCTGCTTGAATGAGCTGACGGAGGGTACAACCATCCATTATGATTCAAATCATGCACCTCCCTCTGAAAAAATTATACGATCAGTCTCAGGAAGATTCATTGATATATTCCGCCATCAGAATATTTATCTACCTGTCACTTCTCAGGAGTCAGCTGATTATCAGAAAGAAGGAAGACTTGAACTCAATCAAGAAGTACAAAGTGAAGGTTTTGATGCCAGGGTAAGTACCAATGGACCGGCTGATTCTGGTAAGTACATGGAAAATTTCAAACATTTCCAGAAACAAGTATGTGCCAAAGCAAATGAACAGATGATAGAGGTTGATCATCCAACTGGTGGAGAACATGAGAAATTATCAGTTGCATCGGAAAATGGGGAGCGACACAGCACCGCTTACAGTGAAGAGAAAGCCTCACACATCAACAAGGCTGATGATGTACTGGATCCCCAGAGCATACTGATTTTGATGTCCAGCCAATGCATTGCAAAACAGGTCGTTTGTGAGCAGAGTCATCTGTCTCGGATAAATTATTATGGGAATTTTGATGTCTCCTTAGGACGATATTTGCAAGACATTTTGCAGAATCAG AACCTAAGCTGTTTCTCATGCGGAGACCCTCCGGAGGCTCACTTGTACTCCTACACCCACCGCGAAGGAAATCTGACCGTTCTTGTGAAGCGCTTGCTGCCTCTGCATCGTTTGCCTGGTGAGTCCAAAGGAAATATTTGGATGTGGACTAGATGTCTAAAATGTGAGCATGAAAGTGGGATATCTAAAGCATCTCAAAAGGTGCTAATGTCGACTGAGGCACGTAACCTATCGTTTGGGAAGTTCCTTGAACTTAGTTTTTCAAGCCACTCTGCCGCTAGAAGGCTATCGATATGCGGGCATTTGGTGAACAGGGACTGCCTACGCTTTTTTGG GCTGGGCTCGAAAGTTGCAATGTTTCAATATTCATCAGTCGAGATATACAATGCCTGCAAGCCACAACAAACCCTCGAGTTCCATAATCCCTCTACACATGAGTTGTTCAAGCAACAGGGGAGAAAT GTTCTTTCTAGAGGAGTTACCCTCTTCAGTGAAGTTGAAAGCATGCTACAGCACACGGAGAATCAGTTTCCTGAGGTGGCGATTAGCTGCGGCGCATTACTTCCTGTTAAAGAGTTCTCTCAGCTCAAAGAGATGTTGATTAAAGAGAAGACCGAGTTTGTG CAGGATTATCTGGTGAAGGCTGTTGATCTGCATGGTATGTCTAGGTCTTCTGTGCATGAGATTCTTGATGTAAATTGGCTCTATCAGGACCTTCTGCTTGAACTATATGTATGGGACCGTCGGTTGCATCGACTCCTGCTGTGTAAATCTGCTGGAACAGAAAGAATGAGTAATGGCATGAAGGTGACTGTTGATCTTACTCATGACCGAACGGCAACTGTCGAGACCGATGGTACTGCTGGCTGTACCAGCAGCCAACTGCGAAGGGCAACGTTGGCAAGCCCTCAGGATGTACACTATGAAGAACAAGATAGCACAGATATGCCATCATCTGGAACATCGGATAGCTTGGATGTGCAGGGGCAGGGCAATGGTCCAACTGTACATCCTATATCCGTTAGGCAAGAGCCATTTCATATTCCACGGTTCAGAATGTCTGAATGGGAAGACAGGGAGAGATGGGTTTGGAATCCACTTTCTGAGTTAAGATTGGCTTACAGGCAGGAACTTCAGGCTGGATGTTCCGAAAAGTTTGAGCTCGTTAACCGCTATTCTCCGTCTCATCTGACCTCCTTGCACAAACAATCTGCTGAAGAGGTGTGCTCTCCAAGGTTCACGGTTGGTCCAGGCGGTAATGTCTTGTCTGTATCAGAAGATGAGATATCCAGCATAATCTCCCGCGCTCTCGCCATATCCGAGGATCGTCGTCATTTACTGGATTCTATCATTGAGAGTCATGCATCGGACAGTTGTAGCTTTTCATCTGAAGGTTCTTCTCCCTCCGCATCCTGGTCATCTATTGAATCTTCAGATTCTGAAGCAAGCTTTTCATCCGACGACCTCTACAACTACGATAGCTCGCTTCTATCATCCTCTCTCCATCCGGAAATATATGTCAATGGGAAAGCAGCTCTCAAGGGAAAATATTCAGTCATCTGTGTACATGCTAATCAGTTCTACACTCttagaaagaaatcttgtccatcTGAGCTCGCATATGTCGCTTCCTTGAGCCGGTGCAAGAAATGGGACGCTCAAGGCGGAAAAAGTAAGGCTTTATTTGCAAAAACAATGGATGGCAGGTTCATCATCAAGCAAATAAAGAGGACAGAGTTTGAGTCTTTCATAGAAGTTGCCCCCGATTACTTTAAGCATGTTTACCACTCTCTTGATACCGGCAGCCAAACTTGCCTTGCCAAAATTTTAGGAATCTATCAG GTTAAGCAAATAAGACATGGCAAGGAAGTGAAGATTGATCTGATGGTAATGGAAAATCTTCTCTTTGGACACAATGTGTCACGGATATATGATCTCAAAGGTGCAATTTTTTCTCGATACATTGCTGACTCAAGGGACAGTGACACTGTTTACTTGGATCAAAATTTTGTCGAGGATATGTCTGTTTCTCCGATCTATATTGGAGGAAGAACGAAACACCTCTTGCAGCGGGCGATCTGGAATGATACATCTTTTCTTACG TCAATTAATGTTATGGACTACTCTCTACTTGTGGGAGTGGACAAACAAAACCACGAGTTTGTATTCGGCATCATCGATTACCTGAGGCAATACACATGGGACAAGCAATTGGAGACATGGGTAAAAACTTCTCTGGTGGTGCCAAAGAATGTTTCGCCAACGGTAATTTCACCAAGAGAGTATAAGAAAAGGTTTAGGAAGTTCATGACCAAGTACTTCCTGACAGTTCCAGATGATTGGAGCACAGCGAAGAGCCATTCTGGGACCTGTAAATCGTGTGCCCATGGCAACTGTAATTTGTGGAAAATTGACAGCCAGAAGCCTCATCATCAAGCTGAAGCATGCTCTATTCAGTGA
- the LOC124705602 gene encoding putative 1-phosphatidylinositol-3-phosphate 5-kinase FAB1D isoform X2 — MNMLISTDATSSRVGIVDGNRNRQAVHGVPYLMPAYQTASDRLVDDNLIRYGDDSHGAERVGATEFTEMEEGDAVWIPPEAADSKDETQLGAYTNSDDDDNDDGMNWGQPSSSESEPSPIPSPREERQTAMLKAMDRQLKMLASRFLASAGISLPREDDGGESWLDIVTSLSWEAALLIKPDGKAGNEMDPGSYVKVKRVASGTRRQCEVINGLVFKKYGAHKHMPTKCHNPKLLLLRGALGDSDVGLSSFDSMEQEKGHLEKAISQVMETCAPNVIMVEKTVSRDIQELLLNHGVTLVLDMRLNRLQRISLCSGSPIVSVSEILNTPKLKQCDYFHIEKVVEEHNCTGEGGKRPSKTLMFLEGFPKPLGCTILLRGANSEELKKVKQVMLYTVFAAYHLVLETSFFEDQRAFLNDTDTPNCVGMKEGPSVISHANSDALWSPTDGCLNELTEGTTIHYDSNHAPPSEKIIRSVSGRFIDIFRHQNIYLPVTSQESADYQKEGRLELNQEVQSEGFDARVSTNGPADSGKYMENFKHFQKQVCAKANEQMIEVDHPTGGEHEKLSVASENGERHSTAYSEEKASHINKADDVLDPQSILILMSSQCIAKQVVCEQSHLSRINYYGNFDVSLGRYLQDILQNQNLSCFSCGDPPEAHLYSYTHREGNLTVLVKRLLPLHRLPGESKGNIWMWTRCLKCEHESGISKASQKVLMSTEARNLSFGKFLELSFSSHSAARRLSICGHLVNRDCLRFFGLGSKVAMFQYSSVEIYNACKPQQTLEFHNPSTHELFKQQGRNVLSRGVTLFSEVESMLQHTENQFPEVAISCGALLPVKEFSQLKEMLIKEKTEFVDYLVKAVDLHGMSRSSVHEILDVNWLYQDLLLELYVWDRRLHRLLLCKSAGTERMSNGMKVTVDLTHDRTATVETDGTAGCTSSQLRRATLASPQDVHYEEQDSTDMPSSGTSDSLDVQGQGNGPTVHPISVRQEPFHIPRFRMSEWEDRERWVWNPLSELRLAYRQELQAGCSEKFELVNRYSPSHLTSLHKQSAEEVCSPRFTVGPGGNVLSVSEDEISSIISRALAISEDRRHLLDSIIESHASDSCSFSSEGSSPSASWSSIESSDSEASFSSDDLYNYDSSLLSSSLHPEIYVNGKAALKGKYSVICVHANQFYTLRKKSCPSELAYVASLSRCKKWDAQGGKSKALFAKTMDGRFIIKQIKRTEFESFIEVAPDYFKHVYHSLDTGSQTCLAKILGIYQVKQIRHGKEVKIDLMVMENLLFGHNVSRIYDLKGAIFSRYIADSRDSDTVYLDQNFVEDMSVSPIYIGGRTKHLLQRAIWNDTSFLTSINVMDYSLLVGVDKQNHEFVFGIIDYLRQYTWDKQLETWVKTSLVVPKNVSPTVISPREYKKRFRKFMTKYFLTVPDDWSTAKSHSGTCKSCAHGNCNLWKIDSQKPHHQAEACSIQ, encoded by the exons ATGAATATGCTGATCAGCACCGACGCCACTAGTAGCAG GGTGGGAATTGTCGATGGTAACCGGAACCGTCAGGCCGTGCACGGTGTCCCTTACCTTATGCCGGCGTACCAGACCGCCAGTGATAGGCTCGTCGACGACAATTTGATCAGGTATGGTGATGACTCTCACGGTGCCGAGAGAGTCGGTGCCACTGAATTCACCGAGATGGAGGAGGGTGATGCCGTCTGGATACCGCCTGAGGCGGCCGACAGCAAGGATGAGACTCAGTTGGGTGCATACACAAACAGTGATGACGATGACAACGATGATGGTATGAACTGGGGGCAGCCGAGTTCCAGTGAGTCGGAGCCCAGCCCCATCCCCAGTCCAAGAGAGGAGCGGCAGACGgcgatgctcaaggccatggacaggcagctcaagatgctggcCAGCCGGTTCCTAGCATCTGCCGGCATCTCACTGCCCcgagaagacgacggcggcgagaGTTGGCTCGACATCGTCACCTCCCTGTCCTGGGAAGCTGCCCTGCTTATTAAGCCCGACGGCAAGGCCGGAAACGAGATGGACCCGGGGTCCTACGTCAAGGTCAAGCGCGTTGCGTCCGGTACCCGCAGACAATG CGAGGTGATCAATGGCTTGGTATTCAAGAAGTATGGGGCTCATAAGCACATGCCGACCAAGTGTCACAACCCCAAGCTGCTGCTGCTTAGAGGCGCCCTCGGGGATTCCGATGTGGGGCTCTCATCATTTGATTCCATGGAACAG GAAAAGGGCCATTTAGAAAAGGCTATTAGCCAAGTGATGGAGACATGCGCTCCAAATGTTATTATGGTAGAGAAAACAGTTTCCCGTGACATTCAGGAGCTCCTGTTGAACCATGGTGTCACTCTAGTGCTTGATATGAGGCTCAACCGGTTGCAGAGGATTTCTCTCTGCTCCGGCTCTCCCATAGTCTCGGTTTCAGAGATCCTAAACACGCCAAAGTTGAAGCAGTGCGACTACTTCCATATCGAAAAGGTCGTGGAGGAGCATAACTGTACTGGTGAAGGCGGGAAGAGGCCATCTAAAACATTGATGTTCTTGGAAGGCTTTCCCAAGCCGTTGGGGTGCACG ATATTACTAAGAGGAGCAAATAGCGAAGAACTGAAGAAAGTCAAGCAAGTCATGCTCTACACGGTATTTGCAGCGTACCACCTGGTTCTTGAGACATCTTTCTTTGAAGATCAGAGGGCATTCTTGAATGATACAGATACTCCAAATTGTGTCGGTATGAAGGAAGGTCCATCGGTAATTAGTCATGCAAATTCAGATGCTTTATGGTCACCGACAGATGGCTGCTTGAATGAGCTGACGGAGGGTACAACCATCCATTATGATTCAAATCATGCACCTCCCTCTGAAAAAATTATACGATCAGTCTCAGGAAGATTCATTGATATATTCCGCCATCAGAATATTTATCTACCTGTCACTTCTCAGGAGTCAGCTGATTATCAGAAAGAAGGAAGACTTGAACTCAATCAAGAAGTACAAAGTGAAGGTTTTGATGCCAGGGTAAGTACCAATGGACCGGCTGATTCTGGTAAGTACATGGAAAATTTCAAACATTTCCAGAAACAAGTATGTGCCAAAGCAAATGAACAGATGATAGAGGTTGATCATCCAACTGGTGGAGAACATGAGAAATTATCAGTTGCATCGGAAAATGGGGAGCGACACAGCACCGCTTACAGTGAAGAGAAAGCCTCACACATCAACAAGGCTGATGATGTACTGGATCCCCAGAGCATACTGATTTTGATGTCCAGCCAATGCATTGCAAAACAGGTCGTTTGTGAGCAGAGTCATCTGTCTCGGATAAATTATTATGGGAATTTTGATGTCTCCTTAGGACGATATTTGCAAGACATTTTGCAGAATCAG AACCTAAGCTGTTTCTCATGCGGAGACCCTCCGGAGGCTCACTTGTACTCCTACACCCACCGCGAAGGAAATCTGACCGTTCTTGTGAAGCGCTTGCTGCCTCTGCATCGTTTGCCTGGTGAGTCCAAAGGAAATATTTGGATGTGGACTAGATGTCTAAAATGTGAGCATGAAAGTGGGATATCTAAAGCATCTCAAAAGGTGCTAATGTCGACTGAGGCACGTAACCTATCGTTTGGGAAGTTCCTTGAACTTAGTTTTTCAAGCCACTCTGCCGCTAGAAGGCTATCGATATGCGGGCATTTGGTGAACAGGGACTGCCTACGCTTTTTTGG GCTGGGCTCGAAAGTTGCAATGTTTCAATATTCATCAGTCGAGATATACAATGCCTGCAAGCCACAACAAACCCTCGAGTTCCATAATCCCTCTACACATGAGTTGTTCAAGCAACAGGGGAGAAAT GTTCTTTCTAGAGGAGTTACCCTCTTCAGTGAAGTTGAAAGCATGCTACAGCACACGGAGAATCAGTTTCCTGAGGTGGCGATTAGCTGCGGCGCATTACTTCCTGTTAAAGAGTTCTCTCAGCTCAAAGAGATGTTGATTAAAGAGAAGACCGAGTTTGTG GATTATCTGGTGAAGGCTGTTGATCTGCATGGTATGTCTAGGTCTTCTGTGCATGAGATTCTTGATGTAAATTGGCTCTATCAGGACCTTCTGCTTGAACTATATGTATGGGACCGTCGGTTGCATCGACTCCTGCTGTGTAAATCTGCTGGAACAGAAAGAATGAGTAATGGCATGAAGGTGACTGTTGATCTTACTCATGACCGAACGGCAACTGTCGAGACCGATGGTACTGCTGGCTGTACCAGCAGCCAACTGCGAAGGGCAACGTTGGCAAGCCCTCAGGATGTACACTATGAAGAACAAGATAGCACAGATATGCCATCATCTGGAACATCGGATAGCTTGGATGTGCAGGGGCAGGGCAATGGTCCAACTGTACATCCTATATCCGTTAGGCAAGAGCCATTTCATATTCCACGGTTCAGAATGTCTGAATGGGAAGACAGGGAGAGATGGGTTTGGAATCCACTTTCTGAGTTAAGATTGGCTTACAGGCAGGAACTTCAGGCTGGATGTTCCGAAAAGTTTGAGCTCGTTAACCGCTATTCTCCGTCTCATCTGACCTCCTTGCACAAACAATCTGCTGAAGAGGTGTGCTCTCCAAGGTTCACGGTTGGTCCAGGCGGTAATGTCTTGTCTGTATCAGAAGATGAGATATCCAGCATAATCTCCCGCGCTCTCGCCATATCCGAGGATCGTCGTCATTTACTGGATTCTATCATTGAGAGTCATGCATCGGACAGTTGTAGCTTTTCATCTGAAGGTTCTTCTCCCTCCGCATCCTGGTCATCTATTGAATCTTCAGATTCTGAAGCAAGCTTTTCATCCGACGACCTCTACAACTACGATAGCTCGCTTCTATCATCCTCTCTCCATCCGGAAATATATGTCAATGGGAAAGCAGCTCTCAAGGGAAAATATTCAGTCATCTGTGTACATGCTAATCAGTTCTACACTCttagaaagaaatcttgtccatcTGAGCTCGCATATGTCGCTTCCTTGAGCCGGTGCAAGAAATGGGACGCTCAAGGCGGAAAAAGTAAGGCTTTATTTGCAAAAACAATGGATGGCAGGTTCATCATCAAGCAAATAAAGAGGACAGAGTTTGAGTCTTTCATAGAAGTTGCCCCCGATTACTTTAAGCATGTTTACCACTCTCTTGATACCGGCAGCCAAACTTGCCTTGCCAAAATTTTAGGAATCTATCAG GTTAAGCAAATAAGACATGGCAAGGAAGTGAAGATTGATCTGATGGTAATGGAAAATCTTCTCTTTGGACACAATGTGTCACGGATATATGATCTCAAAGGTGCAATTTTTTCTCGATACATTGCTGACTCAAGGGACAGTGACACTGTTTACTTGGATCAAAATTTTGTCGAGGATATGTCTGTTTCTCCGATCTATATTGGAGGAAGAACGAAACACCTCTTGCAGCGGGCGATCTGGAATGATACATCTTTTCTTACG TCAATTAATGTTATGGACTACTCTCTACTTGTGGGAGTGGACAAACAAAACCACGAGTTTGTATTCGGCATCATCGATTACCTGAGGCAATACACATGGGACAAGCAATTGGAGACATGGGTAAAAACTTCTCTGGTGGTGCCAAAGAATGTTTCGCCAACGGTAATTTCACCAAGAGAGTATAAGAAAAGGTTTAGGAAGTTCATGACCAAGTACTTCCTGACAGTTCCAGATGATTGGAGCACAGCGAAGAGCCATTCTGGGACCTGTAAATCGTGTGCCCATGGCAACTGTAATTTGTGGAAAATTGACAGCCAGAAGCCTCATCATCAAGCTGAAGCATGCTCTATTCAGTGA